From Meles meles chromosome 5, mMelMel3.1 paternal haplotype, whole genome shotgun sequence, one genomic window encodes:
- the ZSCAN26 gene encoding zinc finger and SCAN domain-containing protein 26 translates to MLGMAMALASAHSPAPLNLKKEQPRTGKEDRCSAWEQGFRLQGESSGLGQEPLCKQFRQLRYEETTGPREALSRLRELCCRWLRPEMRSKEQIVELLVLEQFLTILPEELQARVRERRPESGDEVVVMLEHLQSELGKAGQRAGPDQAKKQKVLAEEAAAPVAEVREPQVQAQRDVPGPREEKGEGTKTENGKTVAQTDPRGGVESSGKVSELVAPGPEDPNLEQQQVRPTEKTECRCSECGEGFTQSSDLVRHEGTHAKGKLCGSEACQSPRPGAHQKVCSREKGHQCHECGKAFQRSSHLVRHQKIHLGEKPYRCKECGKVFSQNAGLSEHLRIHTGEKPYLCIHCGKNFRRSSHLNRHQRIHSQEEPCECKECGKTFSQALFLTHHQRIHSHSGSHRCNECGKAFSLTSDLIRHHRIHTGEKPFKCAICRKAFRLNSHLAQHVRIHNEEKPYECSECGEAFRQRSGLFQHQRCHHKHSPP, encoded by the exons ATGTTGGGGATGGCGATGGCGCTGGCGAGTGCCCATTCCCCAGCTCCTCTGAATCTGAAGAAGGAGCAGCCACGGACCGGAAAGGAGGATCGCTGCTCTGCTTGGGAGCAGGGGTTCAGGCTACAGGGAGAGAGCTCAGGCCTTGGACAAGAACCGCTGTGCAAACAGTTCAGGCAGTTGCGGTACGAAGAGACCACAGGGCCCCGCGAGGCGCTGAGCCGGCTGCGGGAGCTCTGCTGCCGCTGGCTGCGGCCGGAGATGCGCAGCAAGGAGCAGATCGTGGAGCTGCTGGTGCTGGAGCAGTTCCTGACCATCCTGCCCGAGGAGCTGCAGGCCCGGGTGCGGGAGCGCCGCCCGGAGAGCGGGGACGAGGTGGTAGTCATGCTGGAGCACCTGCAGTCGGAGCTCGGGAAAGCCGGACAGCGTGCG GGCCCAGACCAGGCAAAGAAGCAGAAGGTGCTTGCAGAGGAGGCAGCGGCCCCTGTGGCAGAGGTGCGGGAGCCGCAGGTCCAGGCCCAGCGGGACGTGCCGGGGCCCAGAGAAGAGAAGG GTGAGGGAACAAAGACTGAGAATGGGAAGACGGTTGCACAGACAGACCCTCGTGGAGGAGTGGAATCATCTGGGAAAGTGTCTGAACTTGTAGCACCTGGTCCTGAGGACCCTAACTTGGAACAGCAGCAGGTCAGGCCCACGGAGAAGACTGAGTGTAGATGCTCAGAATGCGGGGAGGGCTTCACCCAGAGCTCAGACCTGGTTCGACACGAAGGGACGCACGCAAAAGGAAAGCTCTGTGGCTCTGAGGCTTGTCAGAGTCCCAGGCCTGGGGCACATCAGAAAGTCTGCTCAAGAGAGAAGGGTCATCAGTGTCAcgagtgtgggaaagcctttcaGAGAAGTTCCCACCTTGTCAGACACCAGAAAATCCATCTTGGCGAGAAGCCTTATCGGTGCAAAGAGTGTGGAAAGGTGTTTAGCCAGAACGCAGGCCTTTCGGAACACCTCAGGatccacactggagagaaaccttacctgTGCATCCATTGTGGGAAGAACTTCCGGCGCAGCTCCCACCTCAACCGGCACCAGAGAATtcacagccaggaggagccctGTGAGTGCAAGGAGTGTGGGAAGACCTTCAGTCAGGCCCTCTTCCTCACGCACCACCAGAGAATCCACAGCCACTCCGGAAGCCATCGCTGTAACGAGTGCGGGAAAGCCTTCAGTTTGACCTCAGACCTCATCCGCCATCACAGGATTCACACCGGAGAAAAGCCTTTCAAGTGCGCCATATGCCGGAAAGCCTTCCGACTGAACTCCCACCTGGCCCAGCACGTGCGAATCCACAACGAAGAAAAGCCCTATGAGTGTAGCGAGTGTGGCGAAGCCTTCAGGCAGAGGTCGGGGCTTTTTCAGCATCAGAGATGTCACCACAAACACAGTCCGCCTTGA